One genomic region from Ferrimicrobium sp. encodes:
- the cobN gene encoding cobaltochelatase subunit CobN: MEKFVYLTNADTEVLALRSVWEDVGEDFGLVVRQIEALTEVNDLIDHARIVVVRLLGGAQASRWFLQISARCRERGVPLVSYPGDNAPDREMMEASTVSAGIWEEGFRYLVEGGVANLENFVRFLSDTVTRTGYGFAALEEVPSFGCLVRASADEPVGRVAVMIYRAHVISGNLSFVQDLVDVAIQNRLAIDVYYAYSLRVGEGEPSVVELISATPPDVILATVLAAGHADALAWEAGGLADLGVPVLQALIATTPRSLWEESQAGLRPIDVAMNVAMPEFDGRIITIPIAFKELIDEDEGFGASISAYRLDHERTQRLMDLTLRLVRLRHKENADKRIAIVLSAYPTKRSRLGNAVGLDTPASLMVLARRMLQEGYQIVGLPEDADALMAHLGDLIDYEHPAVRAGGGITLPVDVYTNWFHTLPHELQTAVTASWGPPPGSIYLQDDHLVFPALQFGNVTVAIQPPRGYGENPIAIYHSPELPPTHHYLAFYYWLESIADVDALCHLGKHGTAEWLPGKSVGMGPTCYPDTILGALPVVYPFVINDPGEGTQAKRRTHAVLVGHLVPPMTRAESYGDLARLEMLMDEHQRISALDPEKLPAIRSQIWELIEAARLHEDMGVTDTPSVEQDLFDDFLLHVDGYLCELKDSLIRGGLHILGQPPVGQALIDMLVAITRMPQLDAGALRPLVAGGSEDPTRLEVDEDDERVTELLWAYADHDFDIAIFDDAEFCRSLGLGYPLGEELKKVLHWVGSVLVPNLAATTGELDAVLAVLNGQAIAAGPSGAPTRGMAHALPTGRNFYSVDPRSLPTQISFLTGQRLAEAMVLRFSDEHGGRYPRSIGVVLWGTAAMRTGGDDISTVLALLGVRPEWDPISHRVRGLHAVPIEELGRPRVDVTCRISGFFRDAFPGAIDLLDEAFELVAKETSEGALNPVAQAGVTERIFGPSPRSYGSGILPLLESRSWHDDADLSEVYLTWSGFSYSRSGHGVPNRHLLERRLETLEVAYKAQDNREHDIFDSDDYLQDHGGMVAAARALGARDVEGYFGDSADPQRPKVRGIEEEAARVVRSRVLNPKWLDAMMTHGYKGAFEMAATVDYLFGYDATAHVAKDWMYDSVHDSYVKDANRRAFLTKVNPTALVSICERLLEAHERGMWVASPERVSDLRRTIVGIEGDLEADGR; encoded by the coding sequence GTGGAGAAGTTTGTCTATCTGACCAATGCGGATACCGAGGTCTTGGCCTTGCGCAGTGTCTGGGAGGACGTGGGGGAGGACTTTGGACTGGTCGTGCGCCAGATCGAAGCGTTAACCGAGGTGAACGATCTCATCGATCATGCGCGCATCGTTGTTGTCCGTCTCCTTGGTGGCGCCCAGGCGAGTCGATGGTTTCTCCAGATTAGCGCTCGCTGCCGTGAGCGTGGCGTCCCTTTGGTGAGCTATCCAGGAGATAACGCACCTGATCGGGAGATGATGGAGGCCTCCACGGTGTCCGCAGGTATCTGGGAAGAGGGTTTCCGTTACCTGGTCGAGGGCGGAGTGGCTAATCTTGAGAACTTCGTTCGCTTTCTCTCCGACACCGTTACCAGGACCGGTTACGGCTTTGCTGCGCTCGAAGAGGTGCCATCCTTTGGTTGCCTCGTGCGTGCGTCCGCCGATGAACCCGTTGGCCGTGTCGCGGTCATGATCTATCGAGCCCATGTGATCTCCGGGAACCTATCCTTTGTCCAGGACCTTGTCGACGTTGCGATTCAGAACCGCTTGGCGATCGACGTTTACTACGCCTACTCGCTGCGTGTTGGCGAGGGTGAACCCTCGGTTGTGGAGCTGATCAGTGCGACACCGCCTGATGTCATCTTGGCAACGGTCCTTGCCGCCGGTCACGCTGATGCACTGGCCTGGGAGGCTGGAGGACTTGCTGATCTTGGTGTACCGGTGCTGCAGGCACTCATCGCGACGACGCCACGATCGCTATGGGAGGAGAGCCAAGCGGGGCTCCGTCCCATTGACGTAGCAATGAACGTCGCTATGCCGGAGTTTGACGGCCGGATCATCACCATCCCAATCGCCTTCAAGGAGTTGATCGATGAGGATGAGGGGTTTGGCGCGAGCATCAGTGCCTATCGACTCGATCACGAGCGCACCCAACGATTGATGGATTTAACGCTTCGTCTCGTCCGTCTTCGACACAAAGAGAATGCGGACAAGCGGATCGCTATCGTGCTTTCGGCGTATCCAACCAAGCGTTCGCGACTTGGCAATGCTGTCGGTCTCGACACTCCGGCGAGCCTGATGGTTCTTGCCCGCCGGATGCTTCAAGAGGGGTATCAGATTGTTGGATTACCCGAGGATGCGGATGCGCTGATGGCCCATCTCGGCGACCTGATCGACTACGAGCACCCTGCTGTGCGAGCGGGTGGTGGGATTACGCTTCCGGTCGATGTCTACACCAACTGGTTCCACACCCTGCCGCACGAGCTCCAGACGGCCGTGACCGCGAGTTGGGGGCCACCTCCTGGCTCCATCTATCTGCAGGATGATCACCTGGTTTTCCCTGCGTTGCAGTTTGGTAACGTGACGGTTGCGATCCAGCCTCCGCGAGGCTATGGCGAGAACCCGATCGCGATCTATCACTCACCCGAGCTACCCCCGACCCATCACTATCTCGCCTTCTATTACTGGTTGGAGTCCATCGCCGATGTCGATGCGCTCTGTCATTTGGGCAAACACGGGACTGCTGAATGGCTTCCTGGTAAATCCGTTGGGATGGGCCCGACCTGTTATCCCGACACCATCCTTGGGGCGTTGCCGGTGGTCTATCCCTTCGTGATCAACGACCCTGGGGAGGGAACGCAGGCAAAACGGCGTACCCACGCCGTCCTCGTTGGCCATCTTGTGCCTCCGATGACGCGAGCAGAGAGCTACGGTGACCTTGCACGGCTGGAGATGTTGATGGATGAACACCAGCGGATCAGCGCGCTCGACCCAGAGAAGCTGCCAGCCATCCGTTCACAGATCTGGGAGCTTATCGAAGCCGCCCGCCTCCATGAGGATATGGGCGTGACCGATACGCCGAGTGTGGAACAGGATCTCTTTGATGACTTCCTCTTACATGTTGACGGCTATCTCTGCGAACTCAAAGACTCCCTCATCCGCGGTGGCCTCCATATTCTCGGTCAACCGCCAGTTGGCCAGGCACTGATCGATATGTTGGTGGCTATCACGCGAATGCCACAGCTCGACGCCGGAGCCCTGCGGCCCTTAGTCGCTGGTGGGTCAGAGGATCCAACGCGGCTCGAGGTGGATGAGGATGATGAACGGGTGACCGAGCTGCTCTGGGCCTATGCTGATCACGACTTCGATATCGCGATCTTCGATGATGCCGAGTTTTGTCGTTCACTTGGACTTGGCTACCCCCTTGGAGAAGAACTCAAAAAGGTGCTGCACTGGGTCGGCTCGGTGTTGGTGCCAAACCTGGCGGCAACCACCGGAGAACTTGATGCTGTCCTCGCGGTGCTCAACGGCCAGGCGATCGCTGCTGGTCCCTCGGGTGCACCGACGCGGGGGATGGCGCACGCGTTGCCAACGGGTCGAAACTTCTATTCGGTTGATCCACGGTCATTGCCGACCCAGATCTCCTTTCTCACTGGCCAACGCTTAGCTGAAGCGATGGTCCTGCGGTTCTCGGACGAACACGGGGGCCGGTATCCGAGGAGTATCGGTGTCGTGCTCTGGGGTACAGCAGCCATGCGCACAGGAGGAGACGATATCTCGACTGTCCTGGCGTTGTTGGGCGTCCGACCGGAGTGGGATCCGATTTCGCACCGTGTCCGTGGACTGCATGCGGTGCCGATCGAGGAGCTCGGTCGACCGCGGGTGGACGTTACCTGTCGTATCTCTGGCTTCTTTCGAGACGCCTTTCCAGGGGCGATTGACCTACTCGATGAGGCGTTCGAGCTTGTGGCAAAGGAGACCTCTGAAGGAGCACTCAACCCCGTCGCTCAGGCTGGGGTTACCGAGAGGATTTTTGGACCTTCACCACGTTCGTATGGGTCTGGCATCCTGCCGCTGCTTGAGAGTCGATCCTGGCATGATGATGCCGACCTTTCCGAGGTCTACTTGACGTGGAGTGGATTTAGCTACTCCCGTAGTGGCCATGGAGTGCCAAACCGCCACCTACTTGAACGGCGACTTGAGACGCTTGAGGTTGCGTATAAGGCACAGGACAATCGAGAACACGACATTTTTGACTCCGATGACTACCTTCAGGATCACGGTGGTATGGTCGCGGCGGCCAGGGCGCTAGGGGCACGTGATGTGGAGGGATATTTTGGTGACTCTGCTGACCCGCAGCGACCAAAGGTCCGGGGAATCGAGGAGGAGGCAGCAAGAGTCGTGCGCTCACGGGTGTTGAACCCGAAGTGGCTCGATGCGATGATGACCCATGGCTACAAAGGCGCCTTCGAGATGGCGGCCACGGTTGATTACCTCTTTGGTTATGACGCAACCGCGCATGTCGCCAAGGATTGGATGTATGACTCCGTGCACGATAGCTATGTCAAGGATGCGAACCGACGGGCCTTTCTTACCAAGGTGAACCCAACGGCGTTGGTCTCGATCTGCGAGCGACTGCTTGAGGCGCATGAACGCGGCATGTGGGTGGCGTCGCCTGAGCGAGTATCCGATCTGCGCAGAACTATTGTCGGTATCGAGGGCGATCTTGAGGCGGATGGACGATGA
- a CDS encoding AAA family ATPase — MSNLLSFDAVVGQPKAKLALRLLAVDPTIGGVLLVGPPGSAKTTLARALAKLLGPAAPFVEIPLGATEDRVKGSIDVGSALGSGEVRVQDGLLAMAHGGVLYIDEINLLADHIVDLILDAAATGVNRVERDAVSVVQPARFSLIGTMNPEEGELRPQLLDRFAMTVQVDPLMDPIDRQLAVRRRLQTERGAEIDLDTDVAAGLLIEQARARLMEVALDAQLEGIARRCAELGIGSLRADVAIAKAARANAALAGRSCVEETDIEAVMELIVQHRQRQEPSSRQTTPRSAPDEPRKREQESRTEEAEAKDGTTGATPGGGDGGSRESAGDGSGEQSQASFGERLASLTRKTGSTEGQGAEVARHHEVTQPGAFSLTRTIVARLGRGGTGGLVHEDLRYLEVERALKRCVIFVVDVSASVAGREAIALVTEAIEQLLGTAYRERAQVAVVSFGGETAQVSLRPTRSLEVARARLLGLERAGRTPLARGLAAGRDLALDLRRRGTEPLVVVLTDARPNEVGTDDPFTAALDEARRLAKGQLDAVIVDLESNGFRLGFGEQLAQAAGALYVQAQAS, encoded by the coding sequence ATGAGTAATCTCCTCTCCTTTGATGCGGTCGTCGGTCAGCCCAAGGCGAAGCTGGCGTTGCGGTTGTTAGCCGTTGACCCGACGATCGGTGGCGTGTTGTTGGTGGGTCCACCGGGTTCAGCCAAGACAACACTCGCTCGAGCATTGGCAAAGTTGCTTGGGCCCGCCGCGCCTTTTGTGGAGATCCCCCTTGGCGCCACGGAGGATCGAGTAAAAGGTAGTATCGACGTCGGCTCGGCCCTCGGCTCCGGTGAGGTTCGGGTGCAGGATGGGTTGCTAGCGATGGCCCACGGGGGCGTACTCTACATCGATGAGATCAATCTGCTCGCTGACCATATTGTTGACCTCATCCTTGATGCGGCAGCAACGGGGGTGAACCGTGTTGAGCGCGATGCCGTCTCCGTCGTTCAACCGGCACGTTTTTCACTGATTGGAACGATGAACCCCGAAGAAGGCGAACTTCGCCCGCAACTTCTTGATCGTTTTGCCATGACCGTACAGGTGGACCCGTTGATGGATCCAATTGACCGCCAACTCGCAGTGCGCCGACGACTACAAACTGAACGTGGCGCGGAGATTGACCTCGATACCGACGTGGCTGCCGGATTATTGATCGAGCAAGCGCGCGCTCGCCTGATGGAGGTGGCGCTCGACGCACAACTCGAGGGCATCGCTCGTCGCTGTGCTGAACTTGGTATCGGCTCGCTCCGTGCTGACGTCGCCATTGCGAAGGCCGCGAGGGCCAACGCGGCGCTGGCTGGCAGGAGCTGCGTGGAGGAGACGGACATCGAGGCTGTGATGGAGTTGATCGTTCAACATCGCCAGCGACAGGAACCCTCGTCTCGTCAGACGACACCTCGATCAGCACCTGATGAGCCACGAAAGCGTGAACAGGAGTCCAGGACAGAAGAGGCTGAGGCGAAGGATGGCACTACTGGCGCGACACCTGGCGGTGGAGATGGTGGATCCAGAGAAAGTGCCGGTGATGGTTCAGGCGAGCAATCGCAAGCAAGCTTCGGAGAACGGTTGGCTTCGTTAACGAGGAAGACGGGGAGCACCGAAGGGCAGGGCGCCGAGGTTGCTCGTCATCATGAAGTCACACAACCCGGTGCGTTTTCGTTGACCCGCACCATCGTGGCGCGACTTGGACGTGGCGGAACTGGTGGATTAGTGCACGAGGACCTTCGCTATCTTGAGGTCGAACGGGCCCTCAAGCGCTGTGTCATCTTCGTGGTCGACGTCTCTGCCTCTGTCGCGGGACGAGAGGCGATCGCACTTGTGACGGAGGCGATAGAACAGTTGCTCGGAACCGCCTATCGAGAGCGAGCGCAGGTGGCAGTCGTCTCCTTTGGAGGTGAGACCGCACAGGTCAGCCTGCGACCGACGCGCTCGCTCGAAGTTGCGCGTGCAAGGTTGCTGGGTTTGGAACGCGCAGGCAGAACCCCGTTAGCGCGCGGTCTCGCCGCTGGTCGAGATCTTGCTCTTGATCTGAGGCGGCGAGGAACTGAGCCTCTGGTAGTCGTCCTCACGGACGCACGTCCCAACGAGGTCGGCACCGATGATCCTTTCACTGCCGCCCTTGATGAGGCACGTCGCTTAGCCAAAGGACAGCTTGATGCGGTTATCGTCGATCTTGAGTCAAATGGCTTTCGCTTGGGATTTGGAGAGCAGTTAGCACAGGCCGCTGGCGCGCTGTATGTGCAGGCGCAGGCTTCATAA
- the lspA gene encoding signal peptidase II: MWALRAEECNLSKCSRALRSARWLSLAIVVLVTVVVDLATTVWAKTYLRARTASFFGGVVKLRLVYNTGAAFGIGEQHEWLVEVAEVVVIVVLWFLLRSTNWIGRIGFALAIGGGIGNLVVRWIGPDGPLRSPVVDWIHLSFYPSTFNSADVALRVGIVVAIIGLIVDSRRRRAARSSQPAATAASDEPSLHLGHEPQSSKE, encoded by the coding sequence GTGTGGGCGTTACGAGCTGAGGAGTGCAATCTGTCAAAATGTTCGCGTGCTCTAAGGTCGGCTCGATGGCTGTCGTTGGCGATCGTTGTTCTCGTCACCGTTGTCGTTGATCTCGCCACAACTGTCTGGGCCAAGACGTACCTCCGCGCTCGAACAGCATCGTTTTTTGGTGGTGTCGTCAAACTCCGTCTGGTGTACAACACCGGGGCAGCATTTGGCATCGGTGAACAGCACGAGTGGCTTGTGGAAGTCGCCGAGGTAGTTGTCATTGTTGTGCTCTGGTTCTTGTTGCGAAGCACGAATTGGATCGGACGTATCGGGTTTGCGTTGGCCATCGGGGGAGGAATCGGCAACCTGGTTGTTCGATGGATTGGACCTGACGGACCGCTTCGCTCGCCGGTCGTGGACTGGATCCATCTATCGTTCTATCCGAGCACCTTCAATAGTGCCGATGTTGCCCTTCGAGTAGGAATTGTGGTAGCTATCATCGGTCTCATCGTCGATAGTAGGCGTCGCCGAGCCGCAAGGAGCTCCCAGCCTGCGGCGACAGCTGCTTCAGACGAGCCATCGCTCCACTTGGGCCATGAACCCCAGTCATCGAAGGAGTGA
- the cysK gene encoding cysteine synthase A, producing MKIADDVTQLVGGTPLVRLNRLTAGLDATIAAKLEFFNPGNSVKDRIGVAMLEAAIAEGRVTKDSVIVEPTSGNTGIALAMVCAARGYRCILTMPETMSRERRMLLRAFGADLVLTPGPEGMGGAIAKASELVASDPNYVMLQQFENPANPAIHRQTTAEEIWADTDGAVDIVVAGVGTGGTISGIGEALKPRKPGLLMVAVEPEASPVLSGGQKGPHPIQGIGAGFIPQTYDATVVDEVVQVANEAAFEYARRMAREEGLLVGISSGAATFAALEVAKRPENAGKLIVVIIPSFGERYLSTPLFADLGD from the coding sequence GTGAAGATTGCTGATGATGTAACACAGTTGGTGGGAGGTACCCCGCTTGTTCGGTTGAACCGGTTGACGGCGGGCCTTGACGCCACGATTGCGGCGAAGCTTGAGTTTTTCAACCCTGGCAATAGCGTCAAGGATCGGATTGGTGTCGCAATGCTTGAGGCGGCGATCGCCGAGGGTCGGGTGACGAAGGACTCCGTGATCGTGGAACCCACGAGTGGCAATACCGGTATTGCATTGGCCATGGTGTGTGCAGCGAGAGGGTACCGTTGCATTCTGACGATGCCGGAGACGATGAGCCGTGAGCGCCGCATGTTGCTGCGGGCCTTTGGCGCCGACTTGGTGCTGACGCCAGGGCCTGAGGGAATGGGTGGGGCGATCGCAAAGGCGAGCGAGCTGGTTGCGTCGGATCCCAACTACGTGATGTTGCAACAGTTTGAAAACCCTGCGAACCCTGCGATTCACCGCCAGACCACGGCGGAGGAGATCTGGGCCGACACCGATGGAGCCGTCGACATTGTCGTGGCGGGTGTTGGCACTGGCGGAACGATAAGCGGTATCGGTGAGGCATTGAAACCCCGTAAGCCTGGTCTCTTGATGGTCGCTGTGGAGCCTGAGGCTTCGCCAGTGCTCTCTGGGGGGCAGAAGGGTCCACATCCGATCCAAGGCATTGGTGCCGGGTTTATCCCTCAGACCTATGATGCGACCGTAGTCGATGAGGTTGTGCAGGTTGCGAATGAAGCTGCCTTCGAGTATGCACGACGGATGGCCAGGGAGGAGGGGCTCCTGGTGGGCATCTCCTCTGGCGCGGCGACGTTTGCCGCGTTGGAGGTAGCCAAGCGACCGGAGAATGCGGGTAAGTTGATCGTGGTCATTATTCCATCCTTTGGAGAACGGTATCTATCGACACCGCTCTTTGCGGATCTAGGAGATTAG
- the cysE gene encoding serine O-acetyltransferase encodes MLRTLRGDIQAALDRDPAANGVLEVALTYPGVHALWGWRISHPLWLRGHRLLARSVSMITRTLTGVEIHPGAQIGSGLFIDHATGVVIGETAEIGSDVTLYHGVTLGGRSLERGKRHPTLGDRVVVGAGAKILGPVVIGEDSSVGANAVVLESMPSHSVIVGVPAKVVKRDPRLCESINDLGADAEITSLETPKRLRLASGYDGNPTGDYII; translated from the coding sequence ATGTTACGTACCCTGCGAGGAGACATCCAGGCGGCACTGGATCGTGATCCAGCGGCTAATGGTGTCCTTGAAGTTGCACTCACGTATCCTGGGGTGCATGCGCTTTGGGGATGGAGAATCAGCCATCCCCTCTGGTTGCGAGGACATCGTCTGCTCGCGCGGTCGGTCTCGATGATCACGCGCACGCTCACCGGTGTAGAGATTCATCCGGGCGCACAGATTGGTTCGGGACTGTTCATCGATCACGCGACCGGGGTCGTCATCGGAGAGACCGCTGAAATCGGATCGGACGTCACCCTCTATCACGGGGTGACCCTTGGGGGCCGGAGTCTTGAACGTGGCAAGCGCCATCCAACCCTTGGCGATCGAGTCGTCGTTGGTGCCGGTGCCAAGATTCTCGGCCCGGTGGTGATCGGAGAGGACTCAAGTGTGGGAGCTAATGCGGTCGTGCTCGAGTCGATGCCGTCACACTCGGTCATTGTAGGCGTCCCAGCCAAGGTGGTCAAGCGTGACCCCCGACTCTGTGAGTCAATCAACGATCTTGGTGCAGATGCAGAGATCACTAGCCTAGAGACACCAAAGCGTCTCCGTCTCGCATCTGGCTATGACGGAAATCCAACGGGCGACTATATCATTTAG
- a CDS encoding S53 family peptidase — protein MESILRHHDNATRLGTKPLTDFVDLSLYCESTMSEAEYADLVAFLENSGVALTAEHPLRHHLGIRITAEAVTTILGVTLVEFIDDELGHFFAPDQEPTMPPEFSKVVAILGLDSAPQAQPRFRPATQPSVSYLPIQVAKAYRFPAASAVGRSVALIELGGGFRQADVTTYFQSQGLPVPTVTAVSVDGGVNAPTTASSADAEVMLDIEVLGSVAPGAGIDVYFAPNTDRGFIDALSEASAPTGPMPDAISISWGGPESTWAPNSMLLMQSVIAEATTRGITVTVAAGDNGSSDGLNDGLSHVDFPASAPNALACGGTHLELTPQGTIAAQRVWNDTAIGDGATGGGVSTFFPLPSYQAHADVPPSVNPGGTVGRGVPDVAGNADPQTGYQILVDGSSIVVGGTSAVAPLMAGLIVQLAMATTTRPGFVQPTWYPLEQATRGSAAPAFFNIIEGNNGAYQAHVGWNACTGLGSPYGDRLDTNPS, from the coding sequence ATGGAGAGCATTCTGCGCCACCATGACAACGCAACCAGACTAGGGACAAAGCCGCTCACAGACTTCGTCGATCTCAGCCTGTACTGTGAGTCGACCATGAGTGAAGCCGAATACGCCGATCTAGTGGCGTTTCTCGAGAACAGCGGCGTTGCATTGACCGCCGAGCATCCTCTCCGACACCATCTTGGCATCCGGATCACCGCGGAGGCCGTCACGACAATCCTAGGCGTGACGTTGGTCGAGTTTATCGATGACGAATTGGGTCACTTCTTCGCTCCTGACCAAGAACCGACGATGCCACCCGAGTTCTCCAAAGTTGTAGCGATCCTAGGCCTTGACTCCGCGCCACAGGCACAGCCGCGCTTCCGCCCCGCGACACAACCATCGGTCAGCTATCTCCCAATCCAGGTTGCCAAGGCCTACCGTTTCCCTGCTGCATCAGCGGTCGGTCGCTCCGTCGCTCTCATCGAGTTGGGAGGAGGCTTTCGGCAGGCCGATGTGACTACGTACTTCCAATCCCAAGGGCTACCCGTTCCGACCGTCACCGCGGTCAGCGTCGACGGTGGAGTCAATGCCCCGACCACTGCAAGTTCTGCCGACGCCGAGGTCATGTTAGACATCGAGGTGCTTGGATCGGTGGCGCCCGGTGCTGGCATCGATGTCTATTTTGCCCCCAACACCGATCGCGGCTTCATCGATGCCCTCTCCGAGGCGAGCGCACCCACCGGTCCGATGCCTGATGCGATCTCCATCAGTTGGGGTGGACCTGAATCGACCTGGGCACCAAATTCCATGCTTCTCATGCAATCCGTCATCGCCGAGGCTACCACCCGCGGCATCACCGTGACTGTCGCCGCTGGTGATAATGGTTCGTCTGACGGACTCAACGATGGCCTGAGCCATGTCGACTTTCCTGCCTCCGCACCGAACGCACTCGCCTGTGGTGGCACACATCTCGAACTGACACCCCAGGGGACGATTGCCGCACAACGCGTGTGGAATGATACCGCCATTGGGGATGGCGCAACAGGTGGTGGGGTCAGCACGTTCTTCCCGCTACCGAGTTACCAGGCGCACGCCGATGTTCCTCCATCGGTGAATCCCGGAGGAACCGTCGGACGAGGGGTGCCCGATGTCGCGGGTAATGCTGATCCGCAGACTGGCTATCAGATCCTGGTCGACGGTTCTTCGATCGTTGTCGGTGGAACGAGCGCGGTCGCACCGCTCATGGCAGGCCTCATCGTGCAACTGGCGATGGCGACAACGACACGCCCAGGATTCGTGCAACCTACGTGGTATCCACTCGAACAGGCAACCCGTGGTAGCGCTGCTCCTGCGTTCTTCAATATCATCGAAGGTAATAATGGGGCCTACCAGGCACACGTCGGCTGGAATGCCTGCACCGGCCTGGGGTCACCCTATGGGGACAGGCTGGACACCAATCCCTCATGA
- a CDS encoding antibiotic biosynthesis monooxygenase family protein, translated as MVTELATFRVRAGQEDAFYHSYLAARPHLAQFPGCESATIYRVHEAPSTFVLCAQWRTLEDHLEGFRASEAYAEWRKLLSPFFDGDPSVVHLVNP; from the coding sequence ATGGTTACTGAGTTAGCAACGTTTCGTGTTCGGGCAGGTCAAGAGGATGCATTTTATCATAGCTATCTTGCAGCTCGCCCACATTTAGCCCAATTTCCTGGTTGCGAGAGCGCCACAATCTATCGGGTCCATGAGGCCCCATCTACGTTCGTGCTGTGTGCCCAGTGGAGGACCCTCGAGGATCATCTCGAGGGTTTTCGTGCCTCTGAAGCCTACGCCGAGTGGAGAAAACTGCTCAGCCCCTTCTTCGATGGGGACCCCTCTGTCGTGCACCTCGTGAACCCGTAA
- a CDS encoding winged helix-turn-helix domain-containing protein, producing MDASMPDQRQWTFLSNHGHVLILIAQDPEIRGRDIANKVGITERATQAIIADLVNAGYVERERRGRRNYYQVNLELPLRHNVEASHTIGELLKVIGSL from the coding sequence ATGGACGCCTCAATGCCCGATCAGCGGCAGTGGACTTTTTTATCCAATCATGGTCATGTCCTTATTCTCATTGCGCAGGATCCAGAGATCCGAGGACGTGACATCGCCAACAAGGTCGGCATCACCGAGCGCGCCACCCAAGCCATCATCGCCGACTTAGTCAACGCTGGCTATGTCGAGCGGGAACGGCGAGGGCGCCGCAACTACTACCAGGTCAACCTGGAATTGCCCTTGCGCCACAACGTCGAAGCCTCGCACACAATCGGCGAACTACTCAAAGTCATCGGCTCGCTCTGA